A window from Suncus etruscus isolate mSunEtr1 chromosome 18, mSunEtr1.pri.cur, whole genome shotgun sequence encodes these proteins:
- the DLK2 gene encoding protein delta homolog 2 isoform X1, with product MPYGIQTTVLRLARQMPYFHAISPASWVCPFFARVAESQRWDFAPFPCILPLASLEFLASQNITPNLHQSLAADECSSHCNLAHGCCAPDGSCRCDPGWEGPHCERCVRMPGCRHGTCHQPWQCICHNGWAGKFCDKDEHVCTTQNPCRNGGQCVYDGGGEYHCVCPAGFHGHDCEHKAGPCEQAGAPCQNGGQCQDDQGFALNFTCRCLAGFVGPRCEVNVDDCLMRPCANGATCVDGVNRFSCLCPLGFAGRFCTTNLDDCASRPCQRGARCWDRVHDFHCLCPSGYGGKTCELVLPAPEPTTVAGLPWEPTAAALPPATGPVPHSAGAGLLRISVKEVVRRQEAGLGESSLVAVVVFGVLTAALVLSTILLTLRAWRKGACPPGPCCSPAPHYAPARQDQECQVSMLPGGLSLPPDLPPEPGKSTAL from the exons atgccatatgggattcaaaccaccgtccttcggcttgcaaggcaaatgccctacttccatgccatctctccagcctcgtgGGTCTGCCCTTTCTTTGCAAGGGTCGCCGAGTCCCAAAGATGGGACTTTGCACCCTTCCCATGCATCCTTCCCTTAGCCTCTCTGGAGTTCCTTGCATCCCAGAACATCACTCCTAACCTCCATCAATCTCTTGCAGCGGATGAATGCAGTTCCCACTGTAACCTGGCCCACGGTTGCTGCGCACCTGACGGTTCCTGCAG GTGCGACCCAGGCTGGGAGGGACCACACTGTGAGCGCTGTGTGAGGATGCCCGGCTGCCGGCACGGCACCTGCCACCAGCCCTGGCAGTGCATCTGTCACAACGGCTGGGCGGGCAAGTTCTGTGACAAAG ATGAGCACGTCTGTACCACCCAGAACCCCTGCCGGAATGGAGGCCAGTGTGTGTATGATGGGGGCGGCGAATACCACTGTGTCTGCCCCGCCGGCTTCCACGGCCATGACTGCGAGCACAAGGCCGGGCCCTGTGAGCAGGCAGG TGCCCCATGCCAGAATGGTGGGCAGTGCCAGGACGACCAGGGCTTTGCCCTCAACTTCACCTGCCGCTGCTTGGCTGGCTTTGTGGGTCCCCGCTGTGAGGTGAACGTGGATGACTGTCTGATGCGGCCTTGTGCCAACGGCGCCACCTGCGTGGACGGTGTTAACCGCTTCTCCTGCCTCTGCCCCTTGGGCTTTGCCGGCCGCTTCTGCACCACCAACCTGGATGATTGTGCCAGCCGCCCGTGCCAGCGAGGCGCCCGCTGCTGGGACCGAGTGCATGACTTCCACTGTCTCTGCCCCAGTGGCTATGGAGGCAAGACTTGTGAGCTGGTGCTGCCAGCCCCAGAGCCCACCACCGTGGCGGGTCTGCCCTGGGAGCCCACGGCGGCCGCCTTACCACCAGCCACGGGGCCTGTCCCCCACAGCGCAGGCGCCGGCCTTCTGCGCATCTCGGTGAAGGAGGTGGTGCGGAGACAAGAGGCGGGGCTGGGGGAGTCCAGCCTGGTGGCTGTGGTGGTATTCGGGGTCCTCACAGCTGCCCTGGTCCTTTCCACCATACTACTGACCTTGAGAGCCTGGCGCAAGGGTGCCTGTCCCCCTGGGCCCTGCTGCTCCCCCGCCCCGCACTATGCCCCAGCACGCCAAGACCAGGAATGCCAGGTGAGCATGCTGCCAGGGGGACTGTCCCTGCCCCCTGA
- the DLK2 gene encoding protein delta homolog 2 isoform X2: MPRGCRCLCLHLVGLLCILGTPVRPAGADECSSHCNLAHGCCAPDGSCRCDPGWEGPHCERCVRMPGCRHGTCHQPWQCICHNGWAGKFCDKDEHVCTTQNPCRNGGQCVYDGGGEYHCVCPAGFHGHDCEHKAGPCEQAGAPCQNGGQCQDDQGFALNFTCRCLAGFVGPRCEVNVDDCLMRPCANGATCVDGVNRFSCLCPLGFAGRFCTTNLDDCASRPCQRGARCWDRVHDFHCLCPSGYGGKTCELVLPAPEPTTVAGLPWEPTAAALPPATGPVPHSAGAGLLRISVKEVVRRQEAGLGESSLVAVVVFGVLTAALVLSTILLTLRAWRKGACPPGPCCSPAPHYAPARQDQECQVSMLPGGLSLPPDLPPEPGKSTAL, from the exons ATGCCCAGAGGCTGCCGCTGCCTCTGTCTCCACCTCGTGGGCCTGCTGTGCATCTTGGGGACCCCCGTCCGGCCGGCTGGAG CGGATGAATGCAGTTCCCACTGTAACCTGGCCCACGGTTGCTGCGCACCTGACGGTTCCTGCAG GTGCGACCCAGGCTGGGAGGGACCACACTGTGAGCGCTGTGTGAGGATGCCCGGCTGCCGGCACGGCACCTGCCACCAGCCCTGGCAGTGCATCTGTCACAACGGCTGGGCGGGCAAGTTCTGTGACAAAG ATGAGCACGTCTGTACCACCCAGAACCCCTGCCGGAATGGAGGCCAGTGTGTGTATGATGGGGGCGGCGAATACCACTGTGTCTGCCCCGCCGGCTTCCACGGCCATGACTGCGAGCACAAGGCCGGGCCCTGTGAGCAGGCAGG TGCCCCATGCCAGAATGGTGGGCAGTGCCAGGACGACCAGGGCTTTGCCCTCAACTTCACCTGCCGCTGCTTGGCTGGCTTTGTGGGTCCCCGCTGTGAGGTGAACGTGGATGACTGTCTGATGCGGCCTTGTGCCAACGGCGCCACCTGCGTGGACGGTGTTAACCGCTTCTCCTGCCTCTGCCCCTTGGGCTTTGCCGGCCGCTTCTGCACCACCAACCTGGATGATTGTGCCAGCCGCCCGTGCCAGCGAGGCGCCCGCTGCTGGGACCGAGTGCATGACTTCCACTGTCTCTGCCCCAGTGGCTATGGAGGCAAGACTTGTGAGCTGGTGCTGCCAGCCCCAGAGCCCACCACCGTGGCGGGTCTGCCCTGGGAGCCCACGGCGGCCGCCTTACCACCAGCCACGGGGCCTGTCCCCCACAGCGCAGGCGCCGGCCTTCTGCGCATCTCGGTGAAGGAGGTGGTGCGGAGACAAGAGGCGGGGCTGGGGGAGTCCAGCCTGGTGGCTGTGGTGGTATTCGGGGTCCTCACAGCTGCCCTGGTCCTTTCCACCATACTACTGACCTTGAGAGCCTGGCGCAAGGGTGCCTGTCCCCCTGGGCCCTGCTGCTCCCCCGCCCCGCACTATGCCCCAGCACGCCAAGACCAGGAATGCCAGGTGAGCATGCTGCCAGGGGGACTGTCCCTGCCCCCTGA